In Nitrospinota bacterium, one genomic interval encodes:
- a CDS encoding MBL fold metallo-hydrolase: MRSSILVRNNNHTILVDTSTDLRQQCLLYGIKNIDTVLYTHHHADHAHGIDELRSFNFFNKTEIPIYGNANTLRRLKENFSYIFGEAEQVGGGIPQLIPRELEDKIYNFGNIPVTPLDIEHGKLIINGFRFQDCAYITDCSGIPDATGKKLNGLKVLILNALGFKPHKTHFNLSQALEAAKNINAERTILTHINHQFDHEKVSRDLPEGVELALDGMRITL; this comes from the coding sequence TTGCGTTCGTCGATTCTGGTCCGAAACAACAATCATACTATTCTCGTAGATACTTCTACCGACCTCAGGCAACAATGCCTGCTTTACGGAATTAAAAATATAGACACCGTCCTCTATACCCATCACCATGCGGATCATGCTCACGGAATTGATGAGCTCCGCAGCTTCAATTTTTTTAATAAAACAGAAATACCCATCTACGGCAACGCAAATACGCTTAGACGCCTGAAAGAGAATTTCAGTTATATTTTTGGCGAAGCCGAACAAGTTGGCGGTGGCATTCCACAATTGATTCCAAGAGAATTGGAAGATAAGATCTATAACTTTGGAAATATTCCTGTAACCCCGCTGGATATAGAACACGGGAAACTGATTATCAATGGATTCCGATTCCAGGATTGCGCCTACATCACCGACTGCAGCGGAATTCCAGATGCAACGGGCAAAAAATTAAATGGATTGAAGGTCCTGATTCTGAATGCTCTTGGGTTCAAACCCCACAAAACCCACTTCAATCTAAGTCAGGCTCTCGAAGCCGCAAAAAATATCAATGCGGAAAGAACCATACTGACCCACATCAACCATCAATTTGATCATGAAAAAGTATCCCGGGACTTGCCTGAAGGAGTGGAACTGGCCCTGGATGGAATGCGGATAACCCTATAA
- a CDS encoding peroxiredoxin: MSALVAKPAPDFTAQAVMPDGSFKEIKLSDYKGKYVVLFFYPLDFTFVCPTEIIAFSTSMDEFKKRNTEVLGVSIDSHFSHLAWRNTDRKQGGLGNIDYPLVADVNKKITYDYGVMHDAGIAFRGLFLIDKEGVVQHQLINNLPLGRNVAEALRMVDALQFHENNGEVCPANWKEGEDGMKPDPTGSKEYFDKHN; encoded by the coding sequence ATGTCCGCATTAGTTGCAAAGCCTGCACCAGATTTCACCGCTCAGGCTGTGATGCCTGATGGCAGTTTTAAGGAAATCAAACTTTCTGACTATAAGGGAAAGTATGTCGTCTTATTTTTCTACCCATTGGATTTTACATTTGTCTGCCCGACTGAGATCATTGCGTTCAGTACCAGTATGGATGAGTTCAAAAAACGCAATACGGAGGTACTGGGCGTGTCTATCGACAGCCATTTTTCACATCTGGCATGGAGAAATACAGATCGAAAACAAGGCGGTCTCGGTAATATAGACTATCCCCTTGTTGCGGATGTGAATAAGAAAATCACCTATGATTACGGGGTCATGCATGACGCGGGGATTGCATTTCGCGGACTCTTCCTGATAGACAAGGAAGGTGTGGTACAACATCAGCTCATAAATAATCTGCCTCTGGGAAGAAATGTAGCAGAAGCCTTGAGAATGGTTGATGCTCTTCAGTTCCATGAAAACAATGGGGAAGTGTGCCCGGCGAACTGGAAAGAGGGTGAAGATGGTATGAAGCCTGATCCAACAGGGTCTAAAGAGTATTTCGATAAACATAATTAA
- the surE gene encoding 5'/3'-nucleotidase SurE → MILLCNDDGFNAEGLRTLYRELSQDDEVIIVAPETEQSAMGHAITLTQPLKVRKVEEEGKLIGYAVNGTPADCVKLAIAVLLDEPPRIVVSGVNLGGNLGICALYSGTVSAATEAMVMGVSGIAISLDTYENPDFKPAAEFARKLVKKVLERGLPEGVILNVNVPPVPENEIAGVAVTRQGKSRVVESFDQRVDPRNNTYYWMAGEMRFDEVEEGADCVMVGKKYISVTPIHFDLTHHDSIERIKEWKL, encoded by the coding sequence ATGATATTGCTGTGTAATGACGATGGATTTAATGCAGAGGGTTTGAGAACCCTGTATCGGGAGCTCAGCCAGGATGACGAAGTTATCATTGTTGCTCCCGAAACGGAACAAAGCGCCATGGGGCATGCCATTACTTTGACCCAACCTCTCAAGGTGAGGAAAGTTGAGGAGGAAGGAAAGCTCATTGGTTATGCTGTTAATGGAACCCCTGCCGACTGCGTAAAGCTGGCCATAGCTGTATTACTTGATGAACCGCCTCGAATAGTTGTTTCCGGTGTTAACCTGGGCGGCAACCTGGGTATCTGCGCGCTTTATTCAGGAACGGTTTCAGCCGCGACCGAAGCGATGGTTATGGGGGTATCAGGTATCGCGATTTCTCTGGACACGTATGAAAATCCGGATTTTAAACCTGCGGCTGAATTTGCCCGAAAGCTGGTTAAAAAAGTGTTGGAAAGAGGGTTGCCTGAAGGCGTTATTTTGAATGTCAATGTTCCTCCTGTTCCGGAAAATGAAATTGCCGGTGTGGCTGTTACACGTCAGGGAAAATCGCGGGTGGTTGAGTCGTTTGACCAACGAGTGGACCCAAGAAACAACACCTATTACTGGATGGCAGGAGAAATGAGGTTTGACGAAGTTGAAGAAGGAGCCGACTGTGTGATGGTGGGCAAAAAATATATATCGGTGACTCCAATCCACTTCGATCTCACGCACCATGATTCCATTGAAAGGATCAAAGAATGGAAACTTTGA
- the pnp gene encoding polyribonucleotide nucleotidyltransferase, producing the protein MEKVEIDIDGKVISLEAGDLARQAGGAVVVRQGDTMVLVTATMAKEAREGIDFFPLTVDYREKTYAAGKIPGSFFKREARPGDLETLICRLIDRPIRPLFPKGFRNETQVVGIVISHDQVNSPDINAITGASAALMISDIPFETPVAGARISRVNGTLIFNPTYDETASSDLNLIMAGTADGIVMVEAGANEVSEQDMMEALEFGHERIKKVIEIQIKLRELLGKEKLAVEEPKTDEDLKNKIHEQAASSLNEAMQIAGKHERSDAIKKIKEGILEGLTPEEQEEKAGEVSDIFHDLEKDVVRNLVLDKQYRVDGRGLEDVRPISIMVGYLPRVHGSAIFTRGETQALVTTTMGTSVDEQRLDSLEFKGTKSFLLHYNFPAFCTGEVKFIGGPGRREIGHGMLAERSLVPILPGKDKFPYTIRIVSEILESNGSSSMASVCGGSLSMMDAGVPIKAPVAGIAMGLIKDGERVAILSDILGSEDHLGDMDFKVAGTTNGITALQMDIKIDGLDRELMGKALEQAKEGRMHILGEMDKAIETPREQMSKYAPRIVQITVPKDKIRDVIGPGGKVIRDIIDKTGVTIDINDDGIVSIASSDEEAANKAIEYVQNLIQEVEIGKIYLGKVKKIVDFGAFVEIFPGTDGLVHISQVCDRRIKNVSDEIQEGDEIRVKVIDVDQQGKVKLSRKEALREAVPTV; encoded by the coding sequence ATGGAAAAAGTAGAAATAGATATAGATGGAAAAGTGATTTCACTTGAAGCCGGCGATCTTGCCAGGCAAGCTGGAGGCGCAGTCGTTGTCCGGCAGGGCGATACCATGGTGTTGGTAACCGCAACCATGGCAAAAGAAGCCAGGGAGGGAATAGATTTTTTTCCCCTGACTGTTGATTACAGAGAAAAAACTTATGCTGCCGGTAAAATTCCTGGCAGTTTCTTCAAGCGGGAAGCTCGACCGGGAGACCTTGAAACCCTGATTTGCAGGTTGATCGACAGGCCTATCAGGCCTCTGTTCCCCAAAGGTTTCCGGAACGAAACCCAAGTCGTAGGAATTGTCATCTCGCATGACCAGGTCAACTCTCCGGATATCAATGCAATAACCGGAGCTTCTGCTGCGTTGATGATATCCGACATTCCTTTTGAGACGCCTGTTGCTGGAGCCCGTATTTCCCGGGTAAATGGCACGCTGATTTTCAATCCCACTTACGATGAAACCGCAAGCAGTGATCTGAACCTGATCATGGCGGGAACAGCTGATGGAATAGTGATGGTTGAAGCGGGTGCCAACGAAGTTAGCGAACAGGACATGATGGAAGCCCTGGAGTTTGGCCATGAAAGGATTAAAAAAGTAATCGAAATTCAGATCAAGCTCCGTGAACTTCTGGGCAAAGAAAAACTTGCTGTAGAAGAACCAAAAACAGATGAAGACCTTAAAAACAAAATTCATGAACAAGCGGCAAGCAGCCTGAATGAGGCCATGCAAATTGCCGGGAAACACGAGCGTAGTGATGCCATCAAGAAAATTAAAGAAGGTATTCTTGAAGGATTGACCCCTGAAGAACAGGAAGAAAAAGCAGGTGAGGTCAGTGATATTTTTCACGATCTTGAAAAAGACGTTGTGCGCAACCTTGTTCTCGACAAACAGTACCGGGTAGATGGCAGAGGGCTGGAAGATGTCCGGCCCATCAGCATAATGGTTGGCTATCTTCCACGTGTGCACGGTTCCGCTATATTTACCAGGGGTGAAACACAGGCTCTCGTCACCACCACTATGGGAACATCCGTAGATGAACAACGACTCGATAGCCTGGAGTTTAAAGGTACTAAATCTTTTCTACTGCATTACAACTTTCCGGCATTTTGTACTGGTGAGGTCAAATTTATAGGTGGCCCGGGAAGGCGTGAAATAGGCCACGGTATGCTTGCTGAACGGTCTCTGGTTCCCATACTACCAGGTAAAGATAAGTTCCCTTATACAATCAGAATTGTTTCTGAAATTCTGGAGTCCAATGGTTCTTCATCCATGGCTTCAGTCTGTGGCGGTTCGCTTTCGATGATGGATGCAGGTGTCCCCATCAAAGCACCTGTCGCGGGAATCGCTATGGGATTGATCAAGGATGGCGAAAGGGTCGCAATTCTTTCCGACATTCTTGGTTCCGAAGACCATCTTGGTGATATGGACTTTAAAGTAGCGGGCACCACCAATGGAATCACAGCCCTGCAAATGGATATCAAAATTGATGGACTCGACCGTGAACTCATGGGTAAGGCCCTGGAGCAGGCTAAGGAAGGCCGTATGCATATTCTGGGTGAAATGGATAAAGCTATCGAGACTCCAAGAGAGCAAATGTCCAAATACGCACCAAGGATCGTACAGATCACGGTTCCAAAAGATAAAATTCGCGATGTCATTGGGCCTGGCGGTAAAGTCATCAGAGATATCATTGATAAAACAGGTGTCACGATCGACATCAATGATGACGGAATTGTTTCAATCGCTTCATCCGATGAAGAAGCCGCGAACAAGGCCATTGAGTATGTGCAAAACCTGATTCAGGAAGTTGAAATCGGCAAAATCTATCTCGGCAAGGTCAAGAAAATTGTAGATTTCGGAGCTTTCGTGGAAATCTTTCCCGGAACCGACGGCCTTGTACACATCTCACAAGTATGCGATCGCAGAATCAAAAATGTCAGTGATGAGATTCAGGAAGGTGATGAAATCAGAGTCAAAGTCATTGATGTGGATCAGCAGGGCAAAGTGAAACTCAGTCGCAAGGAAGCCCTGCGCGAAGCAGTTCCTACTGTCTGA
- the rpsO gene encoding 30S ribosomal protein S15, with product DYKLHEKDTGSSEVQIALLTKRVTYLTEHFKTHSKDHHSRRGLLKLVSQRRKLLDHLRKEDISRYQSIISKLGIRR from the coding sequence AGATTACAAGCTTCATGAAAAAGACACGGGGTCTTCAGAAGTGCAGATTGCGCTGCTGACTAAACGCGTCACCTATTTAACCGAACACTTCAAGACGCACTCCAAAGACCACCATTCCCGGCGCGGATTACTCAAGCTGGTGAGCCAGAGACGAAAACTTCTGGATCACCTTAGAAAAGAAGATATTAGCCGATACCAGAGTATCATTTCAAAGCTTGGCATACGCAGATAA
- the rpsO gene encoding 30S ribosomal protein S15 — MGLNAEQKNTVITDYKLHEKDTGSSEVQIALLTKRVTYLTEHFKTHSKDHHSRRGL; from the coding sequence ATGGGATTGAATGCAGAACAAAAAAATACTGTCATTACAGATTACAAGCTTCATGAAAAAGACACGGGGTCTTCAGAAGTGCAGATTGCGCTGCTGACTAAACGCGTCACCTATTTAACCGAACACTTCAAGACGCACTCCAAAGACCACCATTCCCGGCGCGGATTA
- the truB gene encoding tRNA pseudouridine(55) synthase TruB: MGCTLNQVVNLYKPSGPSSFSMVKSVKKILGVKKAGHIGTLDPMAEGVLPICLNQSTRIIQFLSPLSKHYQCTMVLGTATDTQDSTGKVEFEGNPSKITETEIRELLKTFIGEQKQLPPMYSAKKNKGIPLYKLARNGITIERESVSVHFYSIDFINMEENRVEFEVHCSAGTYIRTLCHDIGQKLGCGAHMSGLIRKQVGVFAKSTSISPEALEMASKSGNLADKLFTVEKALEFLPEIRIKDDFVEPVANGNALPKFSLKACPETFEPGIMMRVCNGSDKVLAVVEPLVNRSQLEQMAPEDIAFKLKRVLI, translated from the coding sequence ATGGGCTGCACTCTGAACCAGGTGGTCAACCTCTATAAACCGTCTGGCCCCTCTTCTTTTTCCATGGTTAAGTCGGTCAAAAAGATTCTGGGCGTCAAAAAAGCCGGACATATTGGTACCCTGGACCCCATGGCAGAAGGTGTTTTACCAATTTGCCTGAACCAATCTACCCGAATTATTCAGTTTCTTAGCCCTTTATCCAAGCATTATCAATGCACTATGGTTCTGGGAACCGCTACAGACACCCAGGACTCGACTGGAAAGGTGGAATTTGAAGGAAATCCTTCCAAAATCACAGAAACAGAGATCCGAGAGCTGCTGAAAACCTTCATTGGGGAGCAGAAACAGCTCCCCCCGATGTACTCAGCCAAGAAAAACAAAGGAATTCCTCTTTACAAATTAGCTAGAAATGGTATTACTATCGAGAGAGAATCCGTCTCAGTTCATTTTTATTCCATTGATTTTATTAATATGGAAGAAAATCGGGTAGAATTTGAAGTGCATTGCTCTGCGGGAACTTACATCCGCACCCTTTGTCATGATATAGGTCAAAAGCTTGGTTGCGGTGCGCATATGTCGGGATTGATCCGAAAACAGGTAGGAGTGTTTGCTAAAAGCACTTCCATCAGTCCTGAAGCGTTGGAAATGGCAAGTAAATCCGGGAACCTAGCTGACAAGCTTTTTACAGTAGAAAAAGCTTTAGAGTTTCTTCCCGAAATCCGTATCAAAGATGATTTCGTGGAACCTGTTGCCAACGGCAATGCTCTGCCAAAGTTTTCATTAAAAGCTTGTCCAGAAACGTTTGAACCCGGGATAATGATGCGAGTTTGCAATGGCAGCGATAAAGTGCTTGCTGTCGTTGAACCCCTCGTCAATCGGAGCCAGTTGGAGCAAATGGCACCAGAAGATATAGCGTTTAAATTAAAACGTGTTTTAATATAG
- the rbfA gene encoding 30S ribosome-binding factor RbfA → MRFKRSQRIQELLLEEISKLIQSGLKDPRIGFTTVTKVEVSDNLKHAKIFVSVMGSEQEKADTLEGLKNAKGYIRNTLGKNLYLKYLPELEFRRDDNADHVEKISRILNGLHSEPGGQPL, encoded by the coding sequence ATGCGTTTCAAGCGTTCTCAAAGAATTCAGGAGCTCCTGCTTGAAGAAATATCCAAGCTGATTCAGAGCGGTTTAAAAGATCCTCGGATAGGTTTTACCACTGTCACCAAGGTTGAGGTTTCTGACAACCTCAAACACGCGAAAATATTTGTCAGCGTAATGGGATCTGAGCAGGAAAAAGCAGACACCCTGGAAGGTCTAAAAAATGCTAAAGGCTATATTCGTAATACGCTAGGGAAGAATCTTTACTTAAAATACCTTCCTGAGCTGGAATTTCGTCGGGATGACAATGCCGATCATGTTGAAAAAATATCAAGGATACTCAATGGGCTGCACTCTGAACCAGGTGGTCAACCTCTATAA
- a CDS encoding DUF503 domain-containing protein has protein sequence MIIGCCSIKFYLHGNRSLKGKRQVVRSIKDRLKNNFNVSVAEVGDQDNWQSLHIGITAVGSDRPYMDGLMTKVVDAIDRMNLAEITDCKTKTMNLGSE, from the coding sequence ATGATCATTGGCTGTTGTTCCATTAAATTTTATTTACACGGAAACAGATCATTAAAAGGTAAGCGTCAGGTTGTCAGATCAATAAAAGACCGGCTCAAAAACAACTTCAATGTTTCTGTTGCAGAAGTTGGAGACCAGGATAATTGGCAAAGTCTTCATATTGGTATCACCGCTGTAGGATCTGACCGCCCATATATGGATGGGTTGATGACAAAAGTCGTTGATGCCATTGACAGGATGAACCTTGCTGAAATCACTGACTGTAAAACCAAAACCATGAATCTTGGTTCCGAGTGA
- the infB gene encoding translation initiation factor IF-2: LVQIGENTPVRDLAEKLKCTPNDVIKELMVFGILANINQTLNFDLASKVADKLGFEVELQIEKSELDFSEEEDDNPKDHTARAPIVTIMGHVDHGKTSLLDAIRKTEVTKFEAGGITQHIGAYQAHIKGSAITFLDTPGHEAFTAMRARGAQVTDIVVLVVAADDGIKPQTKEAVHHAEAAGVPILVAINKIDKADAKPDEVKKQLADLGLLPEDWGGQTIYVEVSALNGTGIDNLLENLLLQAEIMELKANPKLLGKGVVIESKLDKGRGPIATLIIERGTLKVGEPFIVGCYFGKVRALIDDKGKKIKKAFPSTPVEVVGLPDVPQPGDHFMVVRDEKKARQLSNLRLQEQREIQLAKSTRITMDDLHQQIIEGQIQELNLIIKADVQGSIHAVQEAFDNLGDKEVRIKCIHDAVGGITESDVLLASASNAIIIGFNVRPTDQASRLATRDKVDIRLYSIIYDAINDMKQALEGMLAPKFKEKIIGKAEIREVFTIPKIGTIAGCHVLTGKVERNLEARLIRDNVVVYQGKIASIRRFKDDVKEVAAGYDCGISIEKFQDVKQGDVIEPFILEETAN, from the coding sequence CTTGTTCAAATTGGTGAAAACACGCCTGTAAGGGACTTGGCAGAAAAACTAAAATGCACCCCGAATGACGTCATCAAAGAGCTTATGGTCTTCGGTATCCTGGCCAACATCAACCAGACTTTAAATTTCGACCTAGCGAGTAAAGTTGCTGACAAACTCGGGTTCGAGGTTGAACTGCAAATTGAAAAATCTGAGTTGGATTTCTCTGAAGAGGAAGACGACAACCCCAAAGACCACACCGCCCGGGCTCCCATTGTAACTATTATGGGACATGTTGATCACGGTAAAACATCTTTACTGGACGCCATCCGTAAAACTGAAGTGACTAAATTTGAAGCTGGTGGAATCACTCAGCATATTGGTGCTTATCAAGCACACATTAAAGGTTCCGCTATCACCTTTCTCGATACACCTGGGCATGAAGCCTTTACCGCTATGAGGGCCAGAGGTGCGCAGGTAACAGATATTGTCGTTCTGGTTGTCGCCGCCGATGACGGAATCAAACCCCAGACAAAAGAAGCGGTCCATCATGCTGAAGCCGCTGGAGTTCCAATTCTTGTTGCCATCAACAAGATAGACAAGGCCGACGCAAAACCTGATGAAGTAAAAAAACAGCTGGCAGACCTTGGCCTTCTTCCTGAGGACTGGGGCGGGCAAACAATTTACGTTGAAGTTTCTGCTCTAAACGGAACAGGCATAGACAACCTGCTGGAAAACCTGCTCCTGCAAGCGGAAATTATGGAGTTGAAAGCCAATCCGAAACTCCTGGGCAAAGGAGTTGTAATAGAATCCAAACTGGATAAAGGGCGTGGACCTATAGCCACCTTGATCATAGAAAGAGGCACCTTGAAAGTTGGCGAACCTTTTATTGTTGGATGTTATTTTGGAAAAGTTCGAGCTCTTATTGACGACAAGGGTAAAAAAATTAAAAAAGCCTTTCCCTCAACTCCTGTAGAAGTTGTGGGTTTACCAGATGTTCCTCAACCCGGGGACCACTTCATGGTGGTTCGGGACGAGAAAAAAGCACGACAACTCAGCAACCTGAGACTACAGGAACAACGGGAAATCCAATTGGCCAAATCCACCAGAATTACCATGGATGATTTGCATCAGCAGATCATTGAAGGTCAAATCCAAGAACTCAATCTGATTATCAAGGCAGACGTCCAGGGATCGATTCATGCTGTTCAAGAAGCATTCGATAATCTTGGAGATAAGGAAGTTCGAATTAAATGTATTCACGATGCGGTAGGAGGTATCACCGAATCGGACGTTCTCCTGGCCAGTGCGTCTAACGCAATCATTATTGGTTTTAACGTGCGCCCCACAGACCAGGCTTCAAGACTGGCCACTCGGGATAAAGTAGACATTCGCCTCTACAGCATTATTTATGATGCCATAAATGATATGAAACAGGCCCTTGAGGGTATGTTGGCACCAAAATTCAAAGAAAAAATTATTGGCAAGGCAGAAATCCGCGAGGTGTTTACAATTCCAAAAATAGGCACCATCGCAGGTTGCCATGTCCTTACCGGAAAGGTTGAGCGCAATTTGGAGGCCCGACTGATTCGAGATAATGTAGTGGTCTACCAGGGAAAGATTGCCTCCATTAGAAGATTTAAGGATGATGTAAAAGAAGTTGCCGCAGGATACGATTGCGGTATTTCAATCGAAAAATTTCAAGATGTGAAACAAGGTGACGTGATCGAACCGTTTATTCTGGAGGAAACTGCAAACTAA
- a CDS encoding translation initiation factor IF-2 codes for MAKIRINKLALELNIQNDQIIEALQKRDIAVKNHMSSIDEEATQYIRDLFTPKKATTAKTTKKKVVKKAKAKIKIKAPSKITVTTAKTQAKSTAAKKAEKKTAVKTKKATKAKPKTTKKAKTTEKAKEKVESKTGKKLGLKIVKKEEKPKPVEKKPAPAPKEKTAPEPKEKAVVETPPPVEPQPVTEPVETEDSFELVQIGENTPVRDLAEKLKCTPNDVIKELMVFGILANINQTLN; via the coding sequence TTGGCTAAAATTCGCATCAACAAACTGGCCTTGGAGCTCAATATTCAGAACGACCAGATTATTGAGGCTTTGCAAAAGCGTGATATAGCTGTAAAAAATCATATGAGTTCCATTGATGAAGAAGCCACGCAATACATCCGCGATCTCTTCACGCCCAAAAAAGCAACGACTGCTAAAACCACAAAAAAGAAAGTAGTAAAAAAAGCCAAAGCAAAAATTAAAATAAAGGCTCCTTCAAAGATAACTGTTACAACAGCAAAAACTCAGGCCAAGTCTACCGCCGCAAAAAAGGCTGAGAAAAAAACAGCAGTTAAAACAAAGAAAGCCACTAAAGCAAAGCCGAAGACTACAAAAAAAGCTAAAACCACTGAGAAGGCGAAGGAAAAAGTAGAAAGCAAAACAGGAAAAAAACTTGGCCTCAAGATTGTAAAAAAAGAAGAGAAACCGAAACCCGTTGAGAAAAAGCCGGCCCCGGCACCAAAAGAAAAAACAGCCCCCGAGCCAAAAGAAAAAGCTGTGGTGGAAACCCCACCTCCTGTTGAGCCTCAACCAGTTACAGAACCCGTTGAAACTGAGGATAGTTTCGAACTTGTTCAAATTGGTGAAAACACGCCTGTAAGGGACTTGGCAGAAAAACTAAAATGCACCCCGAATGACGTCATCAAAGAGCTTATGGTCTTCGGTATCCTGGCCAACATCAACCAGACTTTAAATTT
- the nusA gene encoding transcription termination/antitermination protein NusA, which translates to MSMETLSILEQLSRDKGIDKDVLIDALKAAVEVAVRKRYPTVKELQSEFNEATGEVEIYVEKTVVEEVDLPDEQISLKDASALADDIQLGEQVLVQQVLENYGRIAAQLAKQVIVQKVREAEIDLIYNEFIDKKGELINGMVQRMEHGDLIVDLGKAEGVLPRREQVFRENFNRGERIRAYVLDVRKTPKNALVILSRTHTGLIKGLFEMEVPEISEGMVEIMGVVREPNGRTKISVRTNDREIDAVGACVGMRGMRVQSIVQELRGEKIDIVEYSEDPETYLKNALSPAKVSRIIMNHDEKQMTVIVADDQMSLAIGKKGQNVRLAAKLVRWKVDIKGPSEAMEMGEHHAFLSTGESSTVDFLDDVKNTKGLGEKVMTILFSNDLVTYEEALERGVKGLTQLAGIGPKKAEALIQLAEEQKKLSLELAFSKQESPVIEEPRDSETPDSEPEEKAQEEEVSTETESSETTVVEEVEEEEEDILIQELTGLSPEVLQSLADNGFETIAELSVTPLEELIALEGIDEEMGKSILEQAKQRLGNTENV; encoded by the coding sequence ATGAGCATGGAAACTCTCAGCATTCTTGAGCAACTCAGTCGCGATAAAGGAATCGATAAGGATGTCCTGATCGATGCGTTGAAAGCCGCCGTCGAAGTTGCCGTGCGCAAACGGTATCCAACGGTTAAGGAGTTGCAGAGCGAGTTCAATGAAGCCACGGGTGAAGTTGAAATTTATGTAGAAAAAACTGTCGTTGAAGAAGTAGATCTTCCAGATGAGCAGATAAGTTTGAAAGATGCTTCGGCACTTGCTGATGACATACAACTTGGCGAACAAGTTCTGGTCCAGCAGGTTCTCGAAAATTATGGACGTATCGCCGCGCAACTAGCCAAACAGGTGATTGTGCAAAAAGTCCGCGAAGCAGAAATTGACCTGATCTATAACGAATTCATAGATAAAAAAGGCGAATTGATCAATGGTATGGTCCAAAGAATGGAACACGGTGACCTTATTGTTGATTTGGGAAAAGCCGAAGGTGTTTTGCCGCGAAGGGAGCAGGTTTTCCGCGAAAACTTTAATCGTGGAGAACGGATTCGGGCATATGTCCTGGATGTACGGAAAACACCCAAGAACGCTCTGGTAATTCTTTCCCGTACCCATACAGGACTGATTAAAGGTTTATTCGAAATGGAAGTTCCGGAAATCAGTGAGGGTATGGTGGAGATCATGGGAGTGGTTCGCGAACCTAATGGTCGAACAAAAATTTCTGTACGAACCAACGACCGGGAAATTGATGCGGTCGGTGCTTGCGTAGGTATGCGCGGAATGAGGGTTCAATCTATCGTGCAGGAACTGCGTGGTGAAAAAATAGATATTGTTGAATACTCAGAAGACCCGGAAACCTATTTGAAAAATGCGCTGAGCCCGGCAAAGGTTTCAAGAATCATCATGAACCATGATGAAAAACAAATGACGGTCATTGTAGCTGATGACCAAATGTCACTGGCCATAGGCAAAAAAGGGCAGAACGTAAGACTGGCCGCGAAGCTGGTGCGCTGGAAGGTGGATATAAAAGGTCCGTCTGAAGCTATGGAAATGGGAGAGCACCACGCATTTTTGAGCACTGGTGAATCTTCAACCGTAGACTTTCTTGATGATGTGAAAAATACCAAAGGTTTGGGTGAAAAGGTAATGACCATTCTCTTTAGCAATGATCTTGTTACCTATGAAGAAGCACTGGAAAGAGGAGTGAAAGGATTAACTCAACTTGCGGGAATTGGTCCTAAAAAAGCTGAAGCTCTGATCCAACTGGCTGAAGAACAGAAAAAGTTATCGCTGGAGCTGGCATTTTCAAAACAGGAAAGCCCTGTAATTGAAGAACCTCGGGACTCTGAAACCCCAGACAGCGAACCTGAAGAGAAGGCTCAGGAAGAAGAAGTTTCTACTGAAACAGAGAGCAGTGAAACAACCGTTGTAGAAGAGGTAGAAGAAGAGGAAGAAGATATTCTTATTCAAGAGTTGACAGGACTAAGTCCTGAGGTTTTGCAATCTCTGGCAGATAACGGATTTGAAACTATCGCCGAGCTTTCTGTCACCCCTCTGGAAGAGTTGATTGCCCTGGAGGGTATTGATGAAGAAATGGGGAAGTCTATCTTGGAACAGGCCAAGCAACGCCTGGGAAATACTGAAAATGTTTAA